A window of Cyclopterus lumpus isolate fCycLum1 chromosome 14, fCycLum1.pri, whole genome shotgun sequence contains these coding sequences:
- the LOC117742366 gene encoding spermatogenesis-associated protein 22 isoform X7, with amino-acid sequence MIEIQRIQAAAEMNEETQDRGAVCEGNKTSSFIPRTTMRRQENQPIRPTAGCLSVPLFNQKKRNRVPLTSAPSENEFFSHSEYITSASSAASHSTSGTYGCYQASGLSAGAPESHQWNRQSIPPSTPPQQYGSNRPAPGPAPAIRTYTPTAHPYKVGSRSSEMGQPINPIRQQDFSPRGNSGQSRYQAPHISESAQIKPKPHTGFSQMGQQSSYRLPNPTHQYSQLPRPLPAPVTPPSRPSARVAQPQNNSWKFTNSFGPQRSLFEGNKSPKQPQTVQKTQTQDRFPMKPAIENSLRILTSVIDGMRHWSQFKDKVPYLFEIFATLDSAVTLDRLGAKNFLMRDGKEVVTCVFYENEQELPRLIRGQVHRCVGNYDRSRDVLMCVSVRPGLPSELRNAQEAVKACDAEMRALVKLLSEV; translated from the exons ATGATAGAGATTCAGAGAATTCAGGCAGCAGCTGAAATG AACGAGGAAACACAAGACAGAGGAGCTGTGTGTGAAG GTAATAAAACCAGCAGTTTTATTCCAAGGACCAcaatgaggagacaggaaaACCAACCTATCAGGCCTACAGCAG GCTGCCTGTCGGTGCCGCTCTTCaaccagaagaaaagaaaccgaGTTCCTTTGACATCTGCTCCCTCTGAGAATGAGTTCTTCTCCCACAGTGAATACATAACAAGCGCCAGCTCAGCTGCATCTCACAGCACATCAG GTACCTATGGATGTTACCAGGCCTCAGGTCTGTCGGCTGGTGCTCCAGAAAGCCACCAGTGGAACAGGCAGAGCATCCCACCATCTACCCCGCCCCAGCAGTATGGCAGCAACAGACCTGCTCCTGGACCTGCCCCTGCAATAAGAACGTATACACCCACAGCCCATCCATACAAAGTTGGAAGCAGAAG ctcTGAGATGGGACAGCCCATCAACCCAATAAGACAACAGGATTTTAGCCCTCGTGGTAACTCCGGACAGAGCAGATATCAAGCCCCACACATCAGTGAGAGTGCACAAATTAAGCCAAAACCCCATACTGGGTTCTCTCAGATGGGTCAGCAGTCATCTTACAGACTACCCAATCCCACACATCAGTATTCTCAGCTGCCCAgacctcttcctgctcctgtcACACCACCCAGCAGGCCCTCTGCTCGTGTAGCGCAGCCACAAAACAACTCCTGGAAGTTTACTAACAGCTTTGGGCCGCAGCGATCCCTCTTTGAGGGAAACAAGAGCCCAAAGCAACCTCAGACTGTGCAAAAAACTCAAactcag GACAGATTTCCTATGAAGCCAGCCATTGAGAACTCACTGAGGATCCTGACTTCAGTTATTGATGGCATGAGACACTGGAGCCAGTTTAAAGACAAAGTCCCATATCTGTTTGAGATATTTG CTACTCTAGACTCTGCGGTCACACTGGATCGCCTAGGAGCTAAGAACTTCCTCATGAGAGACGGGAAGGAGGTTGTGACGTGTGTCTTCTATGAAAAT GAACAGGAACTGCCCCGTCTCATCCGTGGTCAAGTCCATCGCTGTGTGGGAAACTACGACCGCAGTAGAGatgttctgatgtgtgtgtccGTCAGACCCGGCCTGCCCTCAGAGCTGAGGAACGCTCAAGAGGCCGTCAAAGCCTGCGACGCAGAGATGAGAGCGCTGGTTAAATTACTCAGTGAAGTCTGA
- the LOC117742366 gene encoding spermatogenesis-associated protein 22 isoform X6, which translates to MQSVEMIEIQRIQAAAEMNEETQDRGAVCEGCLSVPLFNQKKRNRVPLTSAPSENEFFSHSEYITSASSAASHSTSGTYGCYQASGLSAGAPESHQWNRQSIPPSTPPQQYGSNRPAPGPAPAIRTYTPTAHPYKVGSRSSEMGQPINPIRQQDFSPRGNSGQSRYQAPHISESAQIKPKPHTGFSQMGQQSSYRLPNPTHQYSQLPRPLPAPVTPPSRPSARVAQPQNNSWKFTNSFGPQRSLFEGNKSPKQPQTVQKTQTQDRFPMKPAIENSLRILTSVIDGMRHWSQFKDKVPYLFEIFATLDSAVTLDRLGAKNFLMRDGKEVVTCVFYENEQELPRLIRGQVHRCVGNYDRSRDVLMCVSVRPGLPSELRNAQEAVKACDAEMRALVKLLSEV; encoded by the exons ATGCAATC AGTAGAAATGATAGAGATTCAGAGAATTCAGGCAGCAGCTGAAATG AACGAGGAAACACAAGACAGAGGAGCTGTGTGTGAAG GCTGCCTGTCGGTGCCGCTCTTCaaccagaagaaaagaaaccgaGTTCCTTTGACATCTGCTCCCTCTGAGAATGAGTTCTTCTCCCACAGTGAATACATAACAAGCGCCAGCTCAGCTGCATCTCACAGCACATCAG GTACCTATGGATGTTACCAGGCCTCAGGTCTGTCGGCTGGTGCTCCAGAAAGCCACCAGTGGAACAGGCAGAGCATCCCACCATCTACCCCGCCCCAGCAGTATGGCAGCAACAGACCTGCTCCTGGACCTGCCCCTGCAATAAGAACGTATACACCCACAGCCCATCCATACAAAGTTGGAAGCAGAAG ctcTGAGATGGGACAGCCCATCAACCCAATAAGACAACAGGATTTTAGCCCTCGTGGTAACTCCGGACAGAGCAGATATCAAGCCCCACACATCAGTGAGAGTGCACAAATTAAGCCAAAACCCCATACTGGGTTCTCTCAGATGGGTCAGCAGTCATCTTACAGACTACCCAATCCCACACATCAGTATTCTCAGCTGCCCAgacctcttcctgctcctgtcACACCACCCAGCAGGCCCTCTGCTCGTGTAGCGCAGCCACAAAACAACTCCTGGAAGTTTACTAACAGCTTTGGGCCGCAGCGATCCCTCTTTGAGGGAAACAAGAGCCCAAAGCAACCTCAGACTGTGCAAAAAACTCAAactcag GACAGATTTCCTATGAAGCCAGCCATTGAGAACTCACTGAGGATCCTGACTTCAGTTATTGATGGCATGAGACACTGGAGCCAGTTTAAAGACAAAGTCCCATATCTGTTTGAGATATTTG CTACTCTAGACTCTGCGGTCACACTGGATCGCCTAGGAGCTAAGAACTTCCTCATGAGAGACGGGAAGGAGGTTGTGACGTGTGTCTTCTATGAAAAT GAACAGGAACTGCCCCGTCTCATCCGTGGTCAAGTCCATCGCTGTGTGGGAAACTACGACCGCAGTAGAGatgttctgatgtgtgtgtccGTCAGACCCGGCCTGCCCTCAGAGCTGAGGAACGCTCAAGAGGCCGTCAAAGCCTGCGACGCAGAGATGAGAGCGCTGGTTAAATTACTCAGTGAAGTCTGA
- the LOC117742366 gene encoding spermatogenesis-associated protein 22 isoform X1: MNHPHKDIIVEMIEIQRIQAAAEMNEETQDRGAVCEVFNRRVQSVGILEQWRSSNNAGNKTSSFIPRTTMRRQENQPIRPTAGCLSVPLFNQKKRNRVPLTSAPSENEFFSHSEYITSASSAASHSTSGTYGCYQASGLSAGAPESHQWNRQSIPPSTPPQQYGSNRPAPGPAPAIRTYTPTAHPYKVGSRSSEMGQPINPIRQQDFSPRGNSGQSRYQAPHISESAQIKPKPHTGFSQMGQQSSYRLPNPTHQYSQLPRPLPAPVTPPSRPSARVAQPQNNSWKFTNSFGPQRSLFEGNKSPKQPQTVQKTQTQDRFPMKPAIENSLRILTSVIDGMRHWSQFKDKVPYLFEIFATLDSAVTLDRLGAKNFLMRDGKEVVTCVFYENEQELPRLIRGQVHRCVGNYDRSRDVLMCVSVRPGLPSELRNAQEAVKACDAEMRALVKLLSEV, from the exons ATGAACCACCCACATAAggatataat AGTAGAAATGATAGAGATTCAGAGAATTCAGGCAGCAGCTGAAATG AACGAGGAAACACAAGACAGAGGAGCTGTGTGTGAAG tgtttaataGGAGGGTGCAAAGTGTTGGGATCCTCGAACAATGGAGGTCATCAAATAATGCAG GTAATAAAACCAGCAGTTTTATTCCAAGGACCAcaatgaggagacaggaaaACCAACCTATCAGGCCTACAGCAG GCTGCCTGTCGGTGCCGCTCTTCaaccagaagaaaagaaaccgaGTTCCTTTGACATCTGCTCCCTCTGAGAATGAGTTCTTCTCCCACAGTGAATACATAACAAGCGCCAGCTCAGCTGCATCTCACAGCACATCAG GTACCTATGGATGTTACCAGGCCTCAGGTCTGTCGGCTGGTGCTCCAGAAAGCCACCAGTGGAACAGGCAGAGCATCCCACCATCTACCCCGCCCCAGCAGTATGGCAGCAACAGACCTGCTCCTGGACCTGCCCCTGCAATAAGAACGTATACACCCACAGCCCATCCATACAAAGTTGGAAGCAGAAG ctcTGAGATGGGACAGCCCATCAACCCAATAAGACAACAGGATTTTAGCCCTCGTGGTAACTCCGGACAGAGCAGATATCAAGCCCCACACATCAGTGAGAGTGCACAAATTAAGCCAAAACCCCATACTGGGTTCTCTCAGATGGGTCAGCAGTCATCTTACAGACTACCCAATCCCACACATCAGTATTCTCAGCTGCCCAgacctcttcctgctcctgtcACACCACCCAGCAGGCCCTCTGCTCGTGTAGCGCAGCCACAAAACAACTCCTGGAAGTTTACTAACAGCTTTGGGCCGCAGCGATCCCTCTTTGAGGGAAACAAGAGCCCAAAGCAACCTCAGACTGTGCAAAAAACTCAAactcag GACAGATTTCCTATGAAGCCAGCCATTGAGAACTCACTGAGGATCCTGACTTCAGTTATTGATGGCATGAGACACTGGAGCCAGTTTAAAGACAAAGTCCCATATCTGTTTGAGATATTTG CTACTCTAGACTCTGCGGTCACACTGGATCGCCTAGGAGCTAAGAACTTCCTCATGAGAGACGGGAAGGAGGTTGTGACGTGTGTCTTCTATGAAAAT GAACAGGAACTGCCCCGTCTCATCCGTGGTCAAGTCCATCGCTGTGTGGGAAACTACGACCGCAGTAGAGatgttctgatgtgtgtgtccGTCAGACCCGGCCTGCCCTCAGAGCTGAGGAACGCTCAAGAGGCCGTCAAAGCCTGCGACGCAGAGATGAGAGCGCTGGTTAAATTACTCAGTGAAGTCTGA
- the LOC117742366 gene encoding spermatogenesis-associated protein 22 isoform X2, protein MQSVEMIEIQRIQAAAEMNEETQDRGAVCEGNKTSSFIPRTTMRRQENQPIRPTAGCLSVPLFNQKKRNRVPLTSAPSENEFFSHSEYITSASSAASHSTSGTYGCYQASGLSAGAPESHQWNRQSIPPSTPPQQYGSNRPAPGPAPAIRTYTPTAHPYKVGSRSSEMGQPINPIRQQDFSPRGNSGQSRYQAPHISESAQIKPKPHTGFSQMGQQSSYRLPNPTHQYSQLPRPLPAPVTPPSRPSARVAQPQNNSWKFTNSFGPQRSLFEGNKSPKQPQTVQKTQTQDRFPMKPAIENSLRILTSVIDGMRHWSQFKDKVPYLFEIFATLDSAVTLDRLGAKNFLMRDGKEVVTCVFYENEQELPRLIRGQVHRCVGNYDRSRDVLMCVSVRPGLPSELRNAQEAVKACDAEMRALVKLLSEV, encoded by the exons ATGCAATC AGTAGAAATGATAGAGATTCAGAGAATTCAGGCAGCAGCTGAAATG AACGAGGAAACACAAGACAGAGGAGCTGTGTGTGAAG GTAATAAAACCAGCAGTTTTATTCCAAGGACCAcaatgaggagacaggaaaACCAACCTATCAGGCCTACAGCAG GCTGCCTGTCGGTGCCGCTCTTCaaccagaagaaaagaaaccgaGTTCCTTTGACATCTGCTCCCTCTGAGAATGAGTTCTTCTCCCACAGTGAATACATAACAAGCGCCAGCTCAGCTGCATCTCACAGCACATCAG GTACCTATGGATGTTACCAGGCCTCAGGTCTGTCGGCTGGTGCTCCAGAAAGCCACCAGTGGAACAGGCAGAGCATCCCACCATCTACCCCGCCCCAGCAGTATGGCAGCAACAGACCTGCTCCTGGACCTGCCCCTGCAATAAGAACGTATACACCCACAGCCCATCCATACAAAGTTGGAAGCAGAAG ctcTGAGATGGGACAGCCCATCAACCCAATAAGACAACAGGATTTTAGCCCTCGTGGTAACTCCGGACAGAGCAGATATCAAGCCCCACACATCAGTGAGAGTGCACAAATTAAGCCAAAACCCCATACTGGGTTCTCTCAGATGGGTCAGCAGTCATCTTACAGACTACCCAATCCCACACATCAGTATTCTCAGCTGCCCAgacctcttcctgctcctgtcACACCACCCAGCAGGCCCTCTGCTCGTGTAGCGCAGCCACAAAACAACTCCTGGAAGTTTACTAACAGCTTTGGGCCGCAGCGATCCCTCTTTGAGGGAAACAAGAGCCCAAAGCAACCTCAGACTGTGCAAAAAACTCAAactcag GACAGATTTCCTATGAAGCCAGCCATTGAGAACTCACTGAGGATCCTGACTTCAGTTATTGATGGCATGAGACACTGGAGCCAGTTTAAAGACAAAGTCCCATATCTGTTTGAGATATTTG CTACTCTAGACTCTGCGGTCACACTGGATCGCCTAGGAGCTAAGAACTTCCTCATGAGAGACGGGAAGGAGGTTGTGACGTGTGTCTTCTATGAAAAT GAACAGGAACTGCCCCGTCTCATCCGTGGTCAAGTCCATCGCTGTGTGGGAAACTACGACCGCAGTAGAGatgttctgatgtgtgtgtccGTCAGACCCGGCCTGCCCTCAGAGCTGAGGAACGCTCAAGAGGCCGTCAAAGCCTGCGACGCAGAGATGAGAGCGCTGGTTAAATTACTCAGTGAAGTCTGA
- the LOC117742366 gene encoding spermatogenesis-associated protein 22 isoform X3 produces MIEIQRIQAAAEMNEETQDRGAVCEVFNRRVQSVGILEQWRSSNNAGNKTSSFIPRTTMRRQENQPIRPTAGCLSVPLFNQKKRNRVPLTSAPSENEFFSHSEYITSASSAASHSTSGTYGCYQASGLSAGAPESHQWNRQSIPPSTPPQQYGSNRPAPGPAPAIRTYTPTAHPYKVGSRSSEMGQPINPIRQQDFSPRGNSGQSRYQAPHISESAQIKPKPHTGFSQMGQQSSYRLPNPTHQYSQLPRPLPAPVTPPSRPSARVAQPQNNSWKFTNSFGPQRSLFEGNKSPKQPQTVQKTQTQDRFPMKPAIENSLRILTSVIDGMRHWSQFKDKVPYLFEIFATLDSAVTLDRLGAKNFLMRDGKEVVTCVFYENEQELPRLIRGQVHRCVGNYDRSRDVLMCVSVRPGLPSELRNAQEAVKACDAEMRALVKLLSEV; encoded by the exons ATGATAGAGATTCAGAGAATTCAGGCAGCAGCTGAAATG AACGAGGAAACACAAGACAGAGGAGCTGTGTGTGAAG tgtttaataGGAGGGTGCAAAGTGTTGGGATCCTCGAACAATGGAGGTCATCAAATAATGCAG GTAATAAAACCAGCAGTTTTATTCCAAGGACCAcaatgaggagacaggaaaACCAACCTATCAGGCCTACAGCAG GCTGCCTGTCGGTGCCGCTCTTCaaccagaagaaaagaaaccgaGTTCCTTTGACATCTGCTCCCTCTGAGAATGAGTTCTTCTCCCACAGTGAATACATAACAAGCGCCAGCTCAGCTGCATCTCACAGCACATCAG GTACCTATGGATGTTACCAGGCCTCAGGTCTGTCGGCTGGTGCTCCAGAAAGCCACCAGTGGAACAGGCAGAGCATCCCACCATCTACCCCGCCCCAGCAGTATGGCAGCAACAGACCTGCTCCTGGACCTGCCCCTGCAATAAGAACGTATACACCCACAGCCCATCCATACAAAGTTGGAAGCAGAAG ctcTGAGATGGGACAGCCCATCAACCCAATAAGACAACAGGATTTTAGCCCTCGTGGTAACTCCGGACAGAGCAGATATCAAGCCCCACACATCAGTGAGAGTGCACAAATTAAGCCAAAACCCCATACTGGGTTCTCTCAGATGGGTCAGCAGTCATCTTACAGACTACCCAATCCCACACATCAGTATTCTCAGCTGCCCAgacctcttcctgctcctgtcACACCACCCAGCAGGCCCTCTGCTCGTGTAGCGCAGCCACAAAACAACTCCTGGAAGTTTACTAACAGCTTTGGGCCGCAGCGATCCCTCTTTGAGGGAAACAAGAGCCCAAAGCAACCTCAGACTGTGCAAAAAACTCAAactcag GACAGATTTCCTATGAAGCCAGCCATTGAGAACTCACTGAGGATCCTGACTTCAGTTATTGATGGCATGAGACACTGGAGCCAGTTTAAAGACAAAGTCCCATATCTGTTTGAGATATTTG CTACTCTAGACTCTGCGGTCACACTGGATCGCCTAGGAGCTAAGAACTTCCTCATGAGAGACGGGAAGGAGGTTGTGACGTGTGTCTTCTATGAAAAT GAACAGGAACTGCCCCGTCTCATCCGTGGTCAAGTCCATCGCTGTGTGGGAAACTACGACCGCAGTAGAGatgttctgatgtgtgtgtccGTCAGACCCGGCCTGCCCTCAGAGCTGAGGAACGCTCAAGAGGCCGTCAAAGCCTGCGACGCAGAGATGAGAGCGCTGGTTAAATTACTCAGTGAAGTCTGA
- the LOC117742366 gene encoding spermatogenesis-associated protein 22 isoform X9, with product MDSQNEETQDRGAVCEGCLSVPLFNQKKRNRVPLTSAPSENEFFSHSEYITSASSAASHSTSGTYGCYQASGLSAGAPESHQWNRQSIPPSTPPQQYGSNRPAPGPAPAIRTYTPTAHPYKVGSRSSEMGQPINPIRQQDFSPRGNSGQSRYQAPHISESAQIKPKPHTGFSQMGQQSSYRLPNPTHQYSQLPRPLPAPVTPPSRPSARVAQPQNNSWKFTNSFGPQRSLFEGNKSPKQPQTVQKTQTQDRFPMKPAIENSLRILTSVIDGMRHWSQFKDKVPYLFEIFATLDSAVTLDRLGAKNFLMRDGKEVVTCVFYENEQELPRLIRGQVHRCVGNYDRSRDVLMCVSVRPGLPSELRNAQEAVKACDAEMRALVKLLSEV from the exons ATGGATTCACAGAACGAGGAAACACAAGACAGAGGAGCTGTGTGTGAAG GCTGCCTGTCGGTGCCGCTCTTCaaccagaagaaaagaaaccgaGTTCCTTTGACATCTGCTCCCTCTGAGAATGAGTTCTTCTCCCACAGTGAATACATAACAAGCGCCAGCTCAGCTGCATCTCACAGCACATCAG GTACCTATGGATGTTACCAGGCCTCAGGTCTGTCGGCTGGTGCTCCAGAAAGCCACCAGTGGAACAGGCAGAGCATCCCACCATCTACCCCGCCCCAGCAGTATGGCAGCAACAGACCTGCTCCTGGACCTGCCCCTGCAATAAGAACGTATACACCCACAGCCCATCCATACAAAGTTGGAAGCAGAAG ctcTGAGATGGGACAGCCCATCAACCCAATAAGACAACAGGATTTTAGCCCTCGTGGTAACTCCGGACAGAGCAGATATCAAGCCCCACACATCAGTGAGAGTGCACAAATTAAGCCAAAACCCCATACTGGGTTCTCTCAGATGGGTCAGCAGTCATCTTACAGACTACCCAATCCCACACATCAGTATTCTCAGCTGCCCAgacctcttcctgctcctgtcACACCACCCAGCAGGCCCTCTGCTCGTGTAGCGCAGCCACAAAACAACTCCTGGAAGTTTACTAACAGCTTTGGGCCGCAGCGATCCCTCTTTGAGGGAAACAAGAGCCCAAAGCAACCTCAGACTGTGCAAAAAACTCAAactcag GACAGATTTCCTATGAAGCCAGCCATTGAGAACTCACTGAGGATCCTGACTTCAGTTATTGATGGCATGAGACACTGGAGCCAGTTTAAAGACAAAGTCCCATATCTGTTTGAGATATTTG CTACTCTAGACTCTGCGGTCACACTGGATCGCCTAGGAGCTAAGAACTTCCTCATGAGAGACGGGAAGGAGGTTGTGACGTGTGTCTTCTATGAAAAT GAACAGGAACTGCCCCGTCTCATCCGTGGTCAAGTCCATCGCTGTGTGGGAAACTACGACCGCAGTAGAGatgttctgatgtgtgtgtccGTCAGACCCGGCCTGCCCTCAGAGCTGAGGAACGCTCAAGAGGCCGTCAAAGCCTGCGACGCAGAGATGAGAGCGCTGGTTAAATTACTCAGTGAAGTCTGA
- the LOC117742366 gene encoding spermatogenesis-associated protein 22 isoform X4 translates to MDSQNEETQDRGAVCEVFNRRVQSVGILEQWRSSNNAGNKTSSFIPRTTMRRQENQPIRPTAGCLSVPLFNQKKRNRVPLTSAPSENEFFSHSEYITSASSAASHSTSGTYGCYQASGLSAGAPESHQWNRQSIPPSTPPQQYGSNRPAPGPAPAIRTYTPTAHPYKVGSRSSEMGQPINPIRQQDFSPRGNSGQSRYQAPHISESAQIKPKPHTGFSQMGQQSSYRLPNPTHQYSQLPRPLPAPVTPPSRPSARVAQPQNNSWKFTNSFGPQRSLFEGNKSPKQPQTVQKTQTQDRFPMKPAIENSLRILTSVIDGMRHWSQFKDKVPYLFEIFATLDSAVTLDRLGAKNFLMRDGKEVVTCVFYENEQELPRLIRGQVHRCVGNYDRSRDVLMCVSVRPGLPSELRNAQEAVKACDAEMRALVKLLSEV, encoded by the exons ATGGATTCACAGAACGAGGAAACACAAGACAGAGGAGCTGTGTGTGAAG tgtttaataGGAGGGTGCAAAGTGTTGGGATCCTCGAACAATGGAGGTCATCAAATAATGCAG GTAATAAAACCAGCAGTTTTATTCCAAGGACCAcaatgaggagacaggaaaACCAACCTATCAGGCCTACAGCAG GCTGCCTGTCGGTGCCGCTCTTCaaccagaagaaaagaaaccgaGTTCCTTTGACATCTGCTCCCTCTGAGAATGAGTTCTTCTCCCACAGTGAATACATAACAAGCGCCAGCTCAGCTGCATCTCACAGCACATCAG GTACCTATGGATGTTACCAGGCCTCAGGTCTGTCGGCTGGTGCTCCAGAAAGCCACCAGTGGAACAGGCAGAGCATCCCACCATCTACCCCGCCCCAGCAGTATGGCAGCAACAGACCTGCTCCTGGACCTGCCCCTGCAATAAGAACGTATACACCCACAGCCCATCCATACAAAGTTGGAAGCAGAAG ctcTGAGATGGGACAGCCCATCAACCCAATAAGACAACAGGATTTTAGCCCTCGTGGTAACTCCGGACAGAGCAGATATCAAGCCCCACACATCAGTGAGAGTGCACAAATTAAGCCAAAACCCCATACTGGGTTCTCTCAGATGGGTCAGCAGTCATCTTACAGACTACCCAATCCCACACATCAGTATTCTCAGCTGCCCAgacctcttcctgctcctgtcACACCACCCAGCAGGCCCTCTGCTCGTGTAGCGCAGCCACAAAACAACTCCTGGAAGTTTACTAACAGCTTTGGGCCGCAGCGATCCCTCTTTGAGGGAAACAAGAGCCCAAAGCAACCTCAGACTGTGCAAAAAACTCAAactcag GACAGATTTCCTATGAAGCCAGCCATTGAGAACTCACTGAGGATCCTGACTTCAGTTATTGATGGCATGAGACACTGGAGCCAGTTTAAAGACAAAGTCCCATATCTGTTTGAGATATTTG CTACTCTAGACTCTGCGGTCACACTGGATCGCCTAGGAGCTAAGAACTTCCTCATGAGAGACGGGAAGGAGGTTGTGACGTGTGTCTTCTATGAAAAT GAACAGGAACTGCCCCGTCTCATCCGTGGTCAAGTCCATCGCTGTGTGGGAAACTACGACCGCAGTAGAGatgttctgatgtgtgtgtccGTCAGACCCGGCCTGCCCTCAGAGCTGAGGAACGCTCAAGAGGCCGTCAAAGCCTGCGACGCAGAGATGAGAGCGCTGGTTAAATTACTCAGTGAAGTCTGA
- the LOC117742366 gene encoding spermatogenesis-associated protein 22 isoform X8 yields the protein MDSQNEETQDRGAVCEGNKTSSFIPRTTMRRQENQPIRPTAGCLSVPLFNQKKRNRVPLTSAPSENEFFSHSEYITSASSAASHSTSGTYGCYQASGLSAGAPESHQWNRQSIPPSTPPQQYGSNRPAPGPAPAIRTYTPTAHPYKVGSRSSEMGQPINPIRQQDFSPRGNSGQSRYQAPHISESAQIKPKPHTGFSQMGQQSSYRLPNPTHQYSQLPRPLPAPVTPPSRPSARVAQPQNNSWKFTNSFGPQRSLFEGNKSPKQPQTVQKTQTQDRFPMKPAIENSLRILTSVIDGMRHWSQFKDKVPYLFEIFATLDSAVTLDRLGAKNFLMRDGKEVVTCVFYENEQELPRLIRGQVHRCVGNYDRSRDVLMCVSVRPGLPSELRNAQEAVKACDAEMRALVKLLSEV from the exons ATGGATTCACAGAACGAGGAAACACAAGACAGAGGAGCTGTGTGTGAAG GTAATAAAACCAGCAGTTTTATTCCAAGGACCAcaatgaggagacaggaaaACCAACCTATCAGGCCTACAGCAG GCTGCCTGTCGGTGCCGCTCTTCaaccagaagaaaagaaaccgaGTTCCTTTGACATCTGCTCCCTCTGAGAATGAGTTCTTCTCCCACAGTGAATACATAACAAGCGCCAGCTCAGCTGCATCTCACAGCACATCAG GTACCTATGGATGTTACCAGGCCTCAGGTCTGTCGGCTGGTGCTCCAGAAAGCCACCAGTGGAACAGGCAGAGCATCCCACCATCTACCCCGCCCCAGCAGTATGGCAGCAACAGACCTGCTCCTGGACCTGCCCCTGCAATAAGAACGTATACACCCACAGCCCATCCATACAAAGTTGGAAGCAGAAG ctcTGAGATGGGACAGCCCATCAACCCAATAAGACAACAGGATTTTAGCCCTCGTGGTAACTCCGGACAGAGCAGATATCAAGCCCCACACATCAGTGAGAGTGCACAAATTAAGCCAAAACCCCATACTGGGTTCTCTCAGATGGGTCAGCAGTCATCTTACAGACTACCCAATCCCACACATCAGTATTCTCAGCTGCCCAgacctcttcctgctcctgtcACACCACCCAGCAGGCCCTCTGCTCGTGTAGCGCAGCCACAAAACAACTCCTGGAAGTTTACTAACAGCTTTGGGCCGCAGCGATCCCTCTTTGAGGGAAACAAGAGCCCAAAGCAACCTCAGACTGTGCAAAAAACTCAAactcag GACAGATTTCCTATGAAGCCAGCCATTGAGAACTCACTGAGGATCCTGACTTCAGTTATTGATGGCATGAGACACTGGAGCCAGTTTAAAGACAAAGTCCCATATCTGTTTGAGATATTTG CTACTCTAGACTCTGCGGTCACACTGGATCGCCTAGGAGCTAAGAACTTCCTCATGAGAGACGGGAAGGAGGTTGTGACGTGTGTCTTCTATGAAAAT GAACAGGAACTGCCCCGTCTCATCCGTGGTCAAGTCCATCGCTGTGTGGGAAACTACGACCGCAGTAGAGatgttctgatgtgtgtgtccGTCAGACCCGGCCTGCCCTCAGAGCTGAGGAACGCTCAAGAGGCCGTCAAAGCCTGCGACGCAGAGATGAGAGCGCTGGTTAAATTACTCAGTGAAGTCTGA